The sequence TCGGTCGTCTCGAACAGCTCGACGGCGAGCACGCCGGTCACGCCGAGCTCCTCGGCGACGGTGCGGGCGATGGCCTCGGCCATGTCGGCGATCCTGCCCGCGGATCCGGGCGCGGGGGCGATGACCTCGGCGCAGACGCCGTCGCGCTGGATCGACTCGACGACCGGCCAGGCGACGATCTCGCCGCTCGGGCGCCGGGCCACCGACTGGGCCAGCTCGCGGCGGAACTCCACGAGCTCCTCGGCGAGCAGCGCGTCGCCGGTCGGGCCGGGAAGGGCGGCGAACCAGTCGTCGACCTCGGAGGAGGAGGTGACGACCCGGACCCCGTGGCCGTCGTAGCCGCCGCGCGCCGTCTTCACGACGACGCGGCCGCCGTGCTCGGCGAGGAAGACGTCGAGGTCGCTCGGCGTCTCGATCCGGGCCCAGTCGGGCACCGGCAGGCCGAGGGCCGAGAGGCGCTCGCGCATGACCAGTTTGTCTTGCGCCACGAAGAGGGCCTCGGGCGCAGGATGCACCGACACCCCGGCCTCGACGAGCGCACGCAGCACTCCCTGCGGCACGTGCTCGTGGTCGAAGGTCACCACATCGACGTCGCGGGCGAACGCCAGGACCGTCTCGGCGTCGTGGTAGTCGCCCACCTCGGTGGCCGCGAGGCGGGCCGACGACCCCTCGGTCTCGGCCAGCACGCGGATCTCGAGGCCGAGCCCGACCGCGGGAGGGACCATCATCCGGGCCAGCTGCCCGCCACCGATCACGCCGACCGTGAGTGCCATGTTCGTGCCCTTCGTCGCTTTGCGGGGTGCGGACGGCGACGCGCTGTCACCGGCCGCGCAGGATGCTCGTGGCCGGGTCGTCAGGGACGGCCGAGACCGCGGACCTCGAAGCCGGCGGCGCGCCAGGCTCCGACATCGAGGCAGTTGCGCCCGTCGACGACCTTCTTGCCGGCGACGAGGACTCCGACCCTCTCGGGGTCGAGCTCGCGGAACTCGGTCCACTCGGTCAGGACGAGAACGGCGTCGGCGCCGCGGACGGCGTCTTCGGCGTTGTCGGCCGTGGTGAGCTCGGGGAAGCTGCGCTTCGCCGTGCCGTTGGCCTCGGGATCGAAGGCCGTGACCTCGGCCCCGGCCTCGAGCAGCTTCTTCACGACGTCGAGAGCGGGCGAGTCGCGGACGTCGTCGGAGTTCGGCTTGAAGGCGAGGCCGAGGACCCCGACCCTCCGGCCGGCGAGGTCGCCGAGCAGCTCGCGGGTCAGCGTGACGACGCGCTCCCGGCGGCGCAGGTTGATGGCGTCGACCTCGCCGAGGAACGACAGGGTGTCGGTCAGGCCGAGCTCGTCGCCGCGGGCGCGGAACGCGCGGATGTCTTTGGGGAGGCAGCCGCCGCCGAAGCCGAGGCCGGCGTTCAAGAACTTCCGGCCGATTCGGGCGTCGTGGCCGATCGCGTCGGCGAGCTGGGTGACGTCGGCACCGGTGGCCTCGGCGACCTCGGCCATCGCGTTGATGAAGGAGATCTTGGTGGCGAGGAACGCGTTGGCGCTCACCTTGACGAGCTCGGCGGTCGCGTAGTCGGTGACGAGCCGCGGCATGCCGGTCGCCAGGGCGGTGGCGTAGACCTCGTCGAGCACGGCGGTGGCCGCCTCGCCGGCGTCGCCCGAGGGCACGCCGTACACGAAGCGGTCGGGGCTGAGGGTGTCTTGCACGGCGAAGCCCTCGCGGAGGAACTCGGGGTTCCAGGCCAGTGTCGCGCCGGATCCTGCGCCCTCCACGAGCTCCGCGAGCCGCGCCGCGGTGCCGACCGGCACCGTCGACTTGCCGACCACGAGGTCGCCCGTCGAGAGGAACGGCAGGAGCCCGTCGACGGCCGCGTCGACGTAGGTCAGGTCGGCGCTGTAGCTGCCCTTGGTCTGGGGCGTGCCGACGGCGACGAAGTGGACGGTCGCGTCACACGCCTCGGACATGTCGGTCGTGAAGCGCAGGCGACCCGACTCGACGGCGCGGCCGAGGACCTCGCCGAAGCCGGGCTCGAAGAACGGCGGCCGCCCTGCCTGCAGCTCGTCGACCTTATGCTGATCGACGTCGATGCCGACGACGTCGTGGCCGAGCTCGGCCATGCAGGCGGCGTGAACCGCTCCCAGATACCCACAACCGATGACAGAGATTCGCACGAGACGACCCTAACGGAACTTCGAACGGGCCCTAGTTCCCGTTCCACAGGGTCGAGCCCTCGGGCGGCGACGACTGCTCCTGCTGCCGCAGCCTGGCCACGGCGCTGATGTTCTCCTCCATGAGGTCGTGCAGGGTCGACTGCACGAGGTCGGCGCTCGGGACGTCCCAGAGCACGACGGGCCGGTCGAGACCGGTGTTGATGAGCACGTCGCCGGAGCCGAAGAGCGACTGCACGCCGTTCTTCCGGACGGTGAGGTCGTAGCCCCGCGTGTGCATGAGCTCCTGCCTCGTCCGCACGAAGAGCCCCCGCCGGATGATGATCCTGCGCGTGGTGATCGTGTAGTGCCGGCCGAGCCACGCCAGCAGCGGGACGACCCAGAGCAGCAGGATCAGGACGACGGCGCCGAGCAGGACGGCCTGGTTCTGCCACGCCTCCGGGAGCCGGCCGTTGAACCAGCCGCCGAGCCCCGAAATCGCGACGAGCGCGACCGACGGCCAGAAGAGGACGCGCGCGTGCGGTCGCAGGCGCGCGATGACCTCCTCCGGGGCGGGCTGCGCAGGATCGGAGTACCCCGCGCCGCGGTCAGCGGTCGTCATCCGTCATTCATACCTCAGGTGCGTCACGTCTCCGGCAGCGACGGCGATCTCGTCCGGAAGGTCATCCGCGAGGACGAGGAGGCGGCCCGCGGCGTCGAGACCGGTCGCCGTCCCGAAGCGGTCCGTGCCATCGGGGAGCTCGACGCGGACGCGCCTGCCGATCGTGTCGCAGACGGCCGCGACCGTGTCGCGGATCCCGGAGGTGTCGCCTCCGGAGCGGGCGAGCCGCTCGACGAGGGCGCGGAGGTTCTCGAGGTAGGCGGCGAAGACCCGGTCGCCGAGCTGCTCGGCCGATCCTGCTGCGCCCTCGAGCGCGAGCGAGGTCGACGTCGGAGTCGGCAGGTCGGCCTCGGCGATGGTCAGGTCGATGCCCGAGCCGACGACGACCGCGTCGGGACGGCCGTCGACGGTGACGAGGTCGGCCAGGAGGCCGGAGACCTTTCGTCCGGCGACGAGCACGTCGTTCGGCCACTTGAGCGTGACCTCGCGGTCGGGCAGCACATCCGCGACGGCCGCGCGGAGCGCCGCGCCGGCGATGAGCGGGTACCAGCCCCACGACTCGACGGGCAGCGGTGCTCCCGACTCGGTGCGGGTGCGGAGCAGGACGCTCGCGGCCAGCATCTGACCGGCCGGCGCCTCCCAGACGCGGTCGAGCCGCCCTCTCCCCGCGGTCTGCGCGAGGGACGCGATCACCGCGAAGTCGGACCGCTCGGGTGCCGCGGCGACGAGGTCGGCGTTCGTCGATCCCGTGGTCTCGCGGAGGTCGAATTCCTCGGCCTGCGCCCGGGAGAGGGGGAAGGAGCCGCTCACCAGCCGAACCCCCGCCGAGCTGCCTGCTCGGCCGCCGACCGGTCCACCTGCTCCGTGAGCACGGAAGAGGCAGGCAGGCCCCGGTAGTCGCGGATGTCGTAGCCGTCGCAGTGCACGATGCCGCGCGGCGTCCCGAGATTCGTCACGTCGTCTCCCCAGTAGTCGAGGTGGCCGCCCGCGTCGGTGCGCGTGGCCACGATCACGTAACCTACCCGGGCGTCCCGATAGGGAGCCAGATCGACCAGCCACGGGTACACCGTGAAGTCGCTGTTGACCTGCAGCAGCCGGACGCTCGGCCCGCCGTACGCGGCCAGGCGGCGCCCGGTCCAGAACTGCGCGACGCCCGTGACGTGCTTGCCGCGCGTCCACGCCGTGAGGCAGGCGGCCCCCGAGGCGGACGCGGAGGCGACCGCGTCGCCCGCGCGAGCCACTGCCGCGGTGGCCGGCACCGCTGCGCCCGCGACGACCAGGAGGACGGCGAGGGGCGCGGCGACGGCGATCCTGCGCCTGTCTCGGGCGCGAGCAGGCCTGGGGGCGGGTCGGGGCGTCACCGCGAGCGCGGCCACGACGAGCGCGAGGGGCGTGAACAGCAGCGGCAGGGCGTAGCGGGTCGAGATGCTCCCCGTCACGAGGAGCGCGAGGGGCAGCAGGATCGCGGTCGCCCCGGCCACCAGCGCGACGAGCGCCATCGGTCCCGACGAGCGCCTCGCGACGACGGCCGCCGCGACGACCACCGAGCCGACGAGCAGCGCCGCTCCGACCAGGGCCTCGACGACTCCCCCGGGCGTCTCCACCAGCGCCCGGAGCGACTCGCGGGCGAACGAGAGGGTCAGGTCTTCGCGGCCCCAGCGGAAGTACTCGTCCTTCTCGGCGATGATGAACCGCCCGCTGAATGGCTGCCTGGCGGCATAGCCCGCCGCCGAGCCCGCCACCAGCGCCAGGGCGGTGGCTGCCGGGCGCCACCACGGGTCGCGGATCCTCGTCCGCCACCGCACGAGCGACAGCACGAGGAGCGCCGCCACGACCGGGCCCGTGACCCAGAGCACGAAGAGCGGGTTCGACAGGGTCGAGACGGCGGCGACGATGCCGATGGTCAGGGCGGGCAGCAGGATCCTGCGCCCTCGTCCGTCGAGCGGCCCGGCCAGGTGCACCACCAGTCCGAGCGTCGCGACGAGGGCCATCACCGTGCCCGAGTAGTAGGTCGTGGTCAGGAACAGCGACGCGATCTCGAGCGTGTTCCCGCCGGGGCGCGTCTCGAGGAGGCAGAGGGCGACGAGCACGGCGACGCCGAGGAGTGCCGCCAGGATCGGGCGCCTCGGGTCGGTCGCGCCTGCCGCGGCGCCCTCCTGACCCGGCGCGGCGAGACTCCTGGTCGCCAGCACCCGCCCGGCCAGGAACCGCAGCAGCGCGTACAGCGCCACGACGTTCACGACGCCGTTGAGCAGCAGGGCCGCGGCCACGGAGATCGTGACGGCGGCCGACGTGAGGTAGAGCGGCAGCTCGGGGAACACGAACAGCACCGGCGACATGCCCCACTCGAACGCCTCGCCCCGCTCGAACGAGCGCTGCATCAGAGGCAGGAGCACCGAGTCGCCGTCGTCGAGGAGCAGGCTCCGCTTCGCACCGGCCAGCGCGTGCGCCAGGGCCACGACGGCTGCGGCAGCAGACAGCAGGATCCCCGCGGTCTCCCACCCGACACGGGGCAGGCGGGGCGCACGGCGGGTGGACACGGGTCGACGCTACCGTCCTGGGTAGAGTGGTCGCCGTGACTGACGACCCCACCCAGCCCGTGCCCGCGACGACGGCGAGCAAGATCGCCGATCTGAAGGAGCGCTATCACGAAGCCGTGACCGCTCCGGGAGAAGCCGCTCTCGCCAAGCAGCACGCGAAGGGCAAGAAGACTGCGAGGGAGCGCATCGACCAGCTCCTCGACGCGGGGTCGTTCGTCGAGATCGACGAGTTCGTGCGCCACCGCACCGTCGGCTTCGGCATGGAGAAGAAGCGGCCCTACGGCGACTCCGTGGTCACCGGCACAGGCACCATCGGCGGGCGCCAGGTCGCCGTGTACTCCCAGGACTTCACGACCTTCGGCGGCTCCCTCGGCGAGGTCGCCGGCGAGAAGATCGTCAAGATCATGGAGCTCGCCCTCCGCACCGGCGTGCCGATCATCGGCATCCTCGACTCCGGCGGGGCGCGGATCCAGGAGGGCGTCGTCGCCCTCGGCAAGTACGGCGAGATCTTCAAGCTCAACACCGCCTCGTCGGGCGTCATCCCGCAGATCTCGATCATCATGGGCCCGGCGGCCGGCGGCGCCGTCTACTCCCCCGCCCTCACCGACTTCGTCATCATGGTCGACAAGACCAGCCAGATGTTCGTCACCGGCCCCGACGTCATCAAGACCGTCACGGGCGAGGACGTCGGCTTCGAAGACCTCGGCGGCGCGCTGACCCACAACAAGATCTCCGGCGTCTCGCACTACCTCGCCGCCGACGAGGACGACGCCCTCGACTATGTCGCGACGCTCCTCGGGTTCCTGCCCGACAACAACCTCACCGACGCGCCCGTCTTCGACGTCGCCCCCGAGATGGAGACGACCGACGCCGACCGGCAGCTCAACGTGCTGATCCCCGACTCCCCGAACCAGCCGTACGACATGCTCACCGTCATCGAGCACATCGTCGACGACGGCGACTTCCTCGAGGTCCAGCCGCTCTTCGCGCCCAACGTCGTCATCGGCCTCGGCCGTGTCGAGGGCCGCTCGGTCGGCATCATCGCCAACCAGCCGAACGTCATGGCGGGCACGCTCAACATCGACGCCGGTGAGAAGGCCGCGCGGTTCGTGCGCTTCTGCGACGCGTTCTCCATCCCGATCCTGACGCTCGTCGACACCCCCGGATTCCTGCCCGGCACCGACCAGGAGTGGACCGGCATCATCCGCCGCGGCGCCAAGCTCCTCTACGCCTACGCCGAGGCCACCGTGCCGCTCGTGACCGTCATCACCCGCAAGGCGTACGGCGGGGCCTACATCGTCATGGGCTCCAAGCAGCTCGGCGCCGACATCAACCTCGCGTGGCCGACCGCCGAGATCGCCGTCATGGGCGGCCAGGGCGCGGTCAACATCCTGTACCGCTCCGAGATCAAGCGCGCGACCGACGCCGGCGAAGACGTCCACGCCGTCCGCACGAAGCTCGCGAACGACTACACGTACAACGTCGCGTCGCCGTTCCTCGCGGCCGAGCGCGGGGAGCTCGACGGCATCATCGAGCCCGCCGGCACCCGCGCCGCCGTGATCAAGGCGCTGCGGGCGCTCCGCACGAAGCGCGCGTCGCAGCCGGCCAAGAAGCACGGGAACATCCCGCTGTGAGCGGCAGGCACGCGGCTCCCTCTTCTTCTGCTGAGGCTCCTGCTGCCGCTGAGGCTCCTGCGCCGCCGATGATCTCGGTGGTGTCGGGCGATCCGTCGCCCGAGGAGCTCGCCGCCGTCACCGCCGTGCTCGCCGCCCTCGAGGCCGAGCGCGCGGCGGAGGACGCCGCGCAGAAGGAGCCGCAGCCGGTCTCCGGCTGGGAGCTGAGCCGCCGTGGCCTCCGCACCCCGATCACCGTCGGCCCCGGGCAGTGGGGTCGGCACGCCGGCTGACTGGTGCAAATGGACGGAGATTCTCGGCCGGGGCGCATATGGACGGAGATTCTCGCCCGATGCCCGTCCGATCCGCCTCACTTTCGTGATTCCAGCAGGATCTCCGTCCATATGTACGCACGGTCAGGATCTCCGTCGATATGTACGGGCGTGACATCCGCCTGAGGCACCAGCACCAGCACGAGCGCCCGCAACAACCACGCACCCACAGGCGAAACGCAGAAGGGCCGGACACCCCGTCCGGCCCTTCGCGAATTCCCGAGTCGGGGCGACAACCCGAATGTCGCCCCGACTCGCCCCCGAACGAGAGAAAGACCCGCTTACCCTAGTTGGCCTTCGTTCGGTGGTGTAACTCTGAGAGAGACACCTAGCACTAGTAATACTGCTGCGGACGCCGCCTGTGCAAAAGTCGTCATTTAGGGGGACATCGGGGGGCAGTTTTGCTACCGGAGACCTTCGCGATGGCCCCCGTTGTGGGGATCCTGCCGCCTCTGATATCCGTCACGACACTCGAACGGGGGACATTCTGCAGCGGAATGCCCCTCCCGCACGCCGGCAGGTCAGGCGTCGACGGGCTCCTGGAAGACGACCGTCCGCGACCGCGGGATCTGCAGCCAGAGGCTGACCTCGTCTTCTCCGTCGTCGTCGTCCTCGTCGTCGTCGAAGCCGTCGTCGCCGGCCGTGCTCGACCCGAGGGCGCTCGACTCGAGGTCTTCCGAGCTGAGCCCGACGACCGTGACCGCGTACTCGCCTCCGGTGGCGACGGTGCGGATGATGAGGCGGTCGGCTGCGGAGTCGCGGATCGCGTCGGCGAGCTCGCGGTGCACGCGGTCGAGCTCTGCGTCTTCGAGGTCGTCGATGCCGCCCTCGTCGAGCAGGCTCACGATGGTGCCTCGGCGCCGCGCGGCCATGACCTCGCGCCGGACGTCGTCGCTGAGAAGGCGTCGGCCGCGGATCTCGTCGCGGATCGCGCCCTCGAGGTTGAGGCACTCCTGACGCTCGGCCGGCGAGAGGTCGCCTCCTGTCGCGACGATGCGCTGCAGCATCGGGCGCGCGGTGCGGCCGGTCTGCAGCAGCCGGAACTGCCGCTCGTTGACGTGCGCCTCCTGTGCGGCCTGCCAGTCGGCGGCCTCTTGCTCGGCGCGGATGAACTCGCGGGTGTCGCGGCTGGCGCGGGCGAGGGTCGCCTGGAGGGCGTGCGAGATGGCGACCCAGCTGACGCTGCCGACGACGCCGAGGCTGGCCAGCTCGGCGAAGTCGCCGCTCCAGATGATCGAGTGCACGACGAGGAAGCCGACGCCGACCCAGGCGAACCCGTGGCGGCGCCTCGTCGAGACGATGACCATCAGCGTGCCGACGGCGGCGACGTACCAGGTGGCGTACCCGTTGCCGCCCTTGGCGTGAGGGTCGAGCTGCGAGGCCACGATGAGCGGCAGGATGACGGCGACGCCGAGGGCGATGCTCGCCATCCAGACGGGCAGCGTGAGGCTCTTCGACCTCGTCGGGTAGAGCACGACCGCCGTCGCGATCCCGTAGAGCGCCATGGCCACGACGATGGGCGCAGGATGCTCGGGGACGTCGAGCGAGACGGCCGCGAGGAGCAGGTGGTACAGCGAGAACAGTGCGGCGAGCCCGATCGGGAGCCAGCGGGGCAGCTTGACGTTCATTCTTCCTCCTCCGCGACATCGGTCGGGACGATCTGCGCTCGGGGGACGGCGCGGGGCCAGGTGAGGCTGATGACGGTCCCGGAGCCGGTCTTGGTGTGGATCGACGCCTCGCCGCCCGCGTTCGCGAGCCGCTCGGTGATCGAGACCCGGACGCCGAGCCGCTCGCCGGGGACGGCCGCGGGGTTGAAGCCGGATCCGGTGTCGCCGACCTCGACGGTCACCATCTCGCGGGCCCAGTTGACGCTCACCCAGCGCGACACCTCCTCGCCGCCCGCGTGCTGGACGCTGTTGACGATCGCCTGCACGGCGGCCGAGTACAGCGCCTCGGCTGCGGCGGCGGGGATGACGTGGTCGTCGAGGCCCTTGGCGCGCACCTCGACGTTCGCGCCGAGGTTGGAGACGAGCACCTGGATCCGCTCGCGCATCGAGGTCAGACTGGTGGACGACTCGTCGAAGGGCGTGACGCTCGCCGCGGTGGTCAGGTGCGACATGGCGTTCCGAGCCATGGTCGTGGCCAGCGCCCGCTCGTCGGGGCTGAAGGCGCGCGACGCCGAGATGAACGTCGTCAGCACGCTGTCGTGGACGATCGCGTCGACCTGCACGCGCTCCAGCTCGGTGGCGTGCTCCCGGATCGCGCTCGAGTACCTGGCGACGGCCATGTTCTGCGCGGTGTCGACGGTCACGGACGCCTGCCGGAGCAGAGTGATCAGGATGAGGACGGCTCCGCCCAGGATGATCGAGTACGACCCGTCGAGCGCGGCGCGCAGCGGCTCGACCCCGCCGCCCGAGGGCGTCAGGCGGATCAGGCCGTAGATGACCGGGGCCAGCAGCAGGTAGCCCGTGGCGACCCAGAGCGAGAACGCGACGGCGGCGGCCGACGTCGCCACCGTGACGAGGTACCAGAGCCACGGCACCTGCGGCTGCACGTACGTGGGGTCTTGAACGGCGAGCGGCCACGTGATGAGCGCGACCAGGAACGAGATCGCGACGAACGCGGCGGCCGTCTCGACGCCGCGCATGATCGAGCTGGCGACGCCGACGGCGACGAAGCCGCCGAAGATCGCGATGGAGATGATCCAGCCCCAGGCGACCTGCATGCTGGACTGCTGGCCGACGGCGAACGGGACCGCCTGGAGCCCGAAGACCAGGCTCATGATGGCTAGAGCGCGCGCGAAGATCTTGTCGAGCAGCGGACCGCTGATCGGGTTGCGTGCCTGCCTCGGCCGAAGGGACGGAACGGACGAGGCTCCGTCAGCGGCCATCGCCGCCGTCCGCATCGAGTCCTGGCAGGATCCCGTCTTCGACGGCGCGGCGGAGCAGGTCGACCTTCGTCGGGGCCGGGCGGCCGACCTCGACGTACTTCACGCGGATGCGGTCGAGGTACTCGCGGGCGGTCGAGTAGCCGATGCCGAGCTGCTGGGCGGCGAGCTTGAGCGGCAGACCCGAGGCGTAGAGGTGCAGGATCTCGCGCTCCCGCCGACCCAGCTGCGCCTTCGCGAAGTCGCGGTCGGCATCGATCGCGCTCGCCCACTCGAGGTTGTTGAGCACGTCGCCGCGGGCGACCGTCGCGACGGCCGCCATGACGGTCTTCGTGGCCGACGACTTCGGGATGACGCCCGCGGCCCCGGCGGCGAGCGCCTCGCGGACGGAGGCGACGCGGTCGGCGATGCTGTGGACCAGGACGGCCGAGCCGGTCGCCTGGACGCGCTTGACGTTCTCGGTGACCGTGGAGCCGTCGCCGAGCGACAGGTCGAGGACGACGACGTCGACCTCGCGGCCGGCGAGGTTGTCGACGAACTCCTGCACGCCGGCGGCGGTCAGGATGACGTCGAAGCCCTCGTTCTGGCAGGCGGCCTGCACTCCGAGGCGGACGGACTCGTGGTCGTCGACGATGGCGACCCGGACGGAGCGCGGGGCCGGAGCGGCGGTGGCCGCCGAGGCGCCGGCGGCGGGGGCGGCGCCTGGTGAGCCGGCGCCCGTCGGCTCGGGTGCGAAGCTTGCGTCGGTCGTGGATTCTGGCACGATCATCCTTCGTTCGATGGGCGCGTCGGGTCCCTGATTCCCGGGCGTCACAGGCCAAATCCTACTTGCCTGCGAGACGCCTAACGACTCAGGCGCACCACTGTCTCGAGATGGTGCGTGTTGGGGAACAGGTCGAAGGCCCGAAGGGCTTCGACCCGGTACCCACGCTCCGCGAAGAGCGCGACGTCGCGTGCCAGAGCAACCGGATCGCAGGCGACGTAGATGATCTGAGCAGGCTCGATGGACGCTATCCGCATCACCACGTCCTTGCCAGCCCCCGAGCGGGGTGGGTCGAGGACGACCGTCGCCCGGTTGAGGCGCTCCCGCTCCCCCGCGCTGGCGGTGCTCGCGAGCTGCGAGATCCAGCGCTCGACCCGGCCGGTGACCGCGGTCGCCCCGATCCACTCCTGGAGGTTCTCGGCGGCGTGGTCGGTGGCGCGGGGGTCGCTCTCGACGCTCGTGATGCGGGTCGCCTGGCCGAAGCGGTCGCCGACGGCCGCAGCCAGCAGGCCGACGCCGCCGTAGAGGTCGAGATTCATGGCGCGCGGATCGAATCGCGCAGGATCCACGAGATCCTGCACGGCCTCCGTCAGCGTCGTCGCCGCAAGCCGGTGCACCTGCCAGAACCCGCCGTCGTCCAGCTGGAACTCGCGGTCGCCGACGCGCTCCCGCACGGTGGTCTTCGCCTGCGAGCCGATGATGAGCCGGGCTCCGCCCTCGGCCGGGGCCAGGATGTCGATCTGCTCCTCGCCCGGGAAGAGCTGCTCGAGGGGTGCCGCCTCCTCCACCGCCTCGGTCGCGAGGGGCAGGTCGTCGACCGGGACGACGGTGTGCGATCTGGCGGCGAACGGCCCCGGACGCCCCGACTCGTCGACGTGGAGCCGGATCCTGGTCCGCCAGCGGGTCCCCGAGAGGTCGTCGTCGCCGGCGAGCGCCTCGACCGAGACGCCGTCGGTGACCGAGGCATCCAGGTGGCCCATGCGCGTGAGGGCGTCGACGAGCACCTGCCGCTTGAGCTCCCGCTGGTGGGGCAGGGCGATGTGGCCGAACTCGGCTCCGCCGGCACGCTGCGCAGGATCGCGGTCGATCGACGCGGCGTCCCAGACGTGCGGTCTGCGGTGCTCGGAGGCCTCGACGACCGAGACCGTGTCGGCCCGCCAGAACGACTTCTTGCGGTCGTCGGTGATCCTCGCGACGACCCGCTCGCCGGGGATCGCGTCGGTCACGAAGACGACCCTGCCGTCGAGTCGCGCCACCGAGATCCCGCCGTGCGCGATGGTGGTGACGTCGAGTTCGACGTCCTGGCCCTGCATGTCACCCATGTCTCCAGTCTCCCGCATGGGAGGAGGGCGTCTGCCAGTCTTGAGGCCATGACCGTTCGCCTCTATCTCGCCAGCACCAGCCCGGCCCGCCTCTCGCTGCTCCGCGCTGCGGGCATCGAGCCGATCCTGATCTCGCCGGGCGTCGACGAGGACGAGGCGGTGGCGCAGGAGGAGGCGACCCTCGGCCGACCCCTCACCGCACCGGAGACGGTGGCGCTCCTGGCCCGCGCCAAGGCCGAGGCGGTCGTCGGCCAGAGCGTCCACGGTCAGCCGATCGACGGGTTCGTCCTGGGCGGCGACTCGGCCTTCGAGATCGAGGGCCAGGTGCTCGGCAAGCCCCACGAGCCGGCTGTCGCGGTCGAGCGATGGCGGCAGATGGCCCGAGCCGGTCGGGGGACGCTCTACTCGGGCCACCACCTGATCGACCACCGGGGCGGCCGCCCCCACGCGGGCCACTCGGCCACGGCGCACGCCGACCTGACATTCGCCGACGACCTCAGCGAGTCCGAGATCGAGCACTACGTCGCCTCGGGCGAGCCTCTCGAGGTCGCCGGGGCCTTCACGATCGACGGCCTCGCGGGCGCGTTCATCACCGACATCCGAGGCACGCCGAGCGCCGTCGTAGGGCTCTCGATCCCCGTCCTCCGAGCCCTGCTCCGGACTTGCTTCGACGTCGAGTGGCACGAGCTCTGGAACCGCGGCTCCTCTCTCGGCGTCTAGCCCCGCCGGGTCGCTTCTTGTCTCGGACCTCCTAGGCGGGAATCGTGTTTTTGTGCGGGGCAGCCAAAGGGCACCTGTCGCCGACCCGTAGGCTTGGGTCTCATGCCGCGTATTACCAAGGTGCTCGTCGCCAACCGTGGAGAGATCGCCGTCCGGGTCATCCGTGCCGCGCGAGACAGCTCCATCGCCTCCGTGGCGGTCTATGCCGACCAGGACAGAGACGCCCTCCACGCCCGCCTCGCCGACGAGGCGTACTCGCTCGACGGCACGACCAGTGCCGACACCTACCTGGTGATCGACAAGATCCTCTCGGTGGCCCGGCGCTCCGGTGCCGACGCCGTGCATCCGGGCTACGGCTTCCTCGCCGAGAACGCCGACTTCGCCCGAGCCGTCATCGGTGCCGGGCTCATCTGGATCGGCCCCTCCCCCGAGGCGATCGAGCAGCTCGGCGACAAGGTCTCGGCGCGGCACATCGCCGAGCGCGTCGGGGCGCCTCTCGCGCCCGGCACCCTCAACCCCGTCTCGGGCGCAGACGAGGTCCTCGAGTTCGTCGACCAGCACGGCCTCCCGGTCGCCATCAAGGCGGCCTTCGGCGGCG is a genomic window of Frondihabitans peucedani containing:
- a CDS encoding sensor histidine kinase; the encoded protein is MSLVFGLQAVPFAVGQQSSMQVAWGWIISIAIFGGFVAVGVASSIMRGVETAAAFVAISFLVALITWPLAVQDPTYVQPQVPWLWYLVTVATSAAAVAFSLWVATGYLLLAPVIYGLIRLTPSGGGVEPLRAALDGSYSIILGGAVLILITLLRQASVTVDTAQNMAVARYSSAIREHATELERVQVDAIVHDSVLTTFISASRAFSPDERALATTMARNAMSHLTTAASVTPFDESSTSLTSMRERIQVLVSNLGANVEVRAKGLDDHVIPAAAAEALYSAAVQAIVNSVQHAGGEEVSRWVSVNWAREMVTVEVGDTGSGFNPAAVPGERLGVRVSITERLANAGGEASIHTKTGSGTVISLTWPRAVPRAQIVPTDVAEEEE
- a CDS encoding response regulator transcription factor, producing MVDDHESVRLGVQAACQNEGFDVILTAAGVQEFVDNLAGREVDVVVLDLSLGDGSTVTENVKRVQATGSAVLVHSIADRVASVREALAAGAAGVIPKSSATKTVMAAVATVARGDVLNNLEWASAIDADRDFAKAQLGRREREILHLYASGLPLKLAAQQLGIGYSTAREYLDRIRVKYVEVGRPAPTKVDLLRRAVEDGILPGLDADGGDGR
- a CDS encoding class I SAM-dependent RNA methyltransferase, coding for MGDMQGQDVELDVTTIAHGGISVARLDGRVVFVTDAIPGERVVARITDDRKKSFWRADTVSVVEASEHRRPHVWDAASIDRDPAQRAGGAEFGHIALPHQRELKRQVLVDALTRMGHLDASVTDGVSVEALAGDDDLSGTRWRTRIRLHVDESGRPGPFAARSHTVVPVDDLPLATEAVEEAAPLEQLFPGEEQIDILAPAEGGARLIIGSQAKTTVRERVGDREFQLDDGGFWQVHRLAATTLTEAVQDLVDPARFDPRAMNLDLYGGVGLLAAAVGDRFGQATRITSVESDPRATDHAAENLQEWIGATAVTGRVERWISQLASTASAGERERLNRATVVLDPPRSGAGKDVVMRIASIEPAQIIYVACDPVALARDVALFAERGYRVEALRAFDLFPNTHHLETVVRLSR
- a CDS encoding Maf family protein, whose product is MTVRLYLASTSPARLSLLRAAGIEPILISPGVDEDEAVAQEEATLGRPLTAPETVALLARAKAEAVVGQSVHGQPIDGFVLGGDSAFEIEGQVLGKPHEPAVAVERWRQMARAGRGTLYSGHHLIDHRGGRPHAGHSATAHADLTFADDLSESEIEHYVASGEPLEVAGAFTIDGLAGAFITDIRGTPSAVVGLSIPVLRALLRTCFDVEWHELWNRGSSLGV